In a genomic window of Asticcacaulis sp.:
- a CDS encoding TonB-dependent receptor yields the protein MKINASKALIAALIASASLLPFLPFVAHAETADAETGDMPKEVIVVGQKNAPITVVPRGLSVSLGHEQFDAINAINVEDLMKYAPNFFVRKRFVGDDNAVVALRGANTVQSARTLVLVDGYVVSNFLGNRYDYPPKWNVVGPAEIRQFDIVYGPYSAHYGGNSMGGVVSITTETPKKTDMYGSVQAFTMPFREYGFDQTFSGYSVEGGLDYKAKTSGWSARASFRHFENTGQSMTYNLLAKSSTAGTYTPVTGAYVDDRLATPVFGAASPVDVTQDQARLRVGYAWDNGWKLDALAMLWQTKQNLDNPVSWLVDANGNTVLPTAAGTKVSFNGVNYVAKGTTYSGMDRLETLTGLRLSGNWSGWDVSANLSHYDIGKWQSRTSLDLVSAAGQRTLYNHPGWWTFDGTIEQTLGRHDLAFGVTSNLYQTDASTYNTSQWRTATDPVFASRTLGKTSITGIFAEDAIDLGRAVLTLGGRYDDWRAFDGGISSGGALQYYPDRHDSAFSPKASLQGDVGPYNLQLSLGTATRFPTVGELFQGKINAGQTTIDPTSFDPNLKPEVSHDISLIARRHFDRITLTGSLFNQSIDDAIFSYQGILDDGTVVSRYQNIDRMNQSGVELIFESHDLLINGLTIEASTSWMDARTEKNSTAPSSEGVQFPRIPKWRSNGNLRYAFTPKLKASIGWRYGSRPNSDLFGLVRGDAYGYQTEYFFLDTRISYDLTKATQISFGVDNANNDQAYVSHPMPQRSYMLELKYRN from the coding sequence ATGAAAATCAATGCGTCCAAAGCGCTCATCGCCGCGCTCATCGCCTCTGCCTCCCTGCTGCCTTTCCTACCCTTCGTCGCTCATGCGGAAACGGCCGACGCCGAAACTGGCGACATGCCAAAAGAAGTCATCGTCGTCGGCCAGAAAAACGCCCCGATCACCGTTGTGCCACGCGGTTTGTCGGTCTCTCTCGGCCACGAACAGTTCGACGCCATCAACGCCATCAATGTCGAAGACCTGATGAAATATGCGCCGAACTTCTTCGTGCGCAAACGCTTTGTCGGTGATGACAACGCCGTGGTCGCCCTGCGCGGCGCAAACACGGTTCAGAGCGCCCGTACGCTCGTGCTGGTAGATGGTTATGTTGTCTCCAACTTCCTCGGCAACCGCTACGATTATCCGCCGAAATGGAATGTGGTCGGGCCGGCTGAAATCCGCCAGTTCGATATCGTCTACGGGCCCTATTCGGCGCATTACGGCGGCAATTCGATGGGCGGCGTGGTCTCGATCACCACGGAAACACCAAAGAAGACCGACATGTACGGCTCCGTGCAGGCATTCACTATGCCGTTCAGGGAATATGGTTTCGACCAGACATTCAGCGGCTATTCGGTTGAAGGCGGGCTGGATTACAAGGCGAAGACTTCCGGTTGGTCGGCGCGCGCCTCGTTCCGCCATTTCGAGAATACCGGCCAGTCCATGACCTATAACCTGCTGGCCAAATCGAGCACGGCCGGCACCTATACCCCCGTGACCGGCGCCTATGTCGATGATCGTCTGGCCACGCCCGTTTTCGGCGCCGCCTCACCGGTAGATGTCACCCAGGACCAGGCCCGTCTGCGTGTCGGTTATGCCTGGGATAATGGCTGGAAGCTCGATGCGCTGGCCATGCTGTGGCAAACAAAACAAAATCTCGACAATCCGGTCTCCTGGCTGGTTGATGCCAATGGCAACACCGTCCTGCCCACTGCCGCCGGCACCAAGGTCAGTTTCAATGGCGTCAACTATGTCGCCAAGGGCACCACATATTCCGGCATGGACCGCCTTGAGACCCTGACGGGCCTGCGCCTCTCCGGAAACTGGAGCGGCTGGGACGTATCGGCCAACCTGTCACATTACGATATCGGCAAGTGGCAAAGCCGCACCTCATTGGATCTGGTCAGCGCCGCCGGCCAGCGGACGCTTTACAACCACCCTGGCTGGTGGACCTTCGATGGCACGATCGAACAGACACTCGGCCGTCATGATCTGGCTTTTGGTGTGACCTCCAACCTCTACCAGACCGATGCCAGCACCTATAATACAAGCCAATGGCGCACGGCCACCGATCCGGTTTTTGCCTCGCGCACCCTGGGCAAGACGTCGATTACCGGCATCTTTGCTGAAGATGCCATTGACTTGGGCCGCGCTGTCCTGACCCTCGGCGGTCGTTATGACGACTGGCGCGCTTTTGACGGCGGCATCAGCTCGGGCGGGGCGCTGCAATATTACCCGGATCGTCATGACAGCGCCTTTTCCCCCAAGGCCAGCCTGCAGGGCGACGTCGGCCCCTATAATTTGCAACTGAGCCTGGGCACAGCCACACGCTTCCCCACGGTCGGCGAACTGTTCCAGGGCAAGATCAATGCCGGTCAGACCACCATCGACCCCACCAGCTTCGATCCAAACCTCAAACCGGAAGTCTCACACGATATCAGCCTGATTGCCCGGCGGCACTTTGATCGCATTACCCTGACCGGCAGCCTGTTCAACCAGTCGATTGATGACGCCATCTTCAGCTATCAGGGTATCCTCGACGACGGCACGGTGGTCTCGCGTTACCAGAATATCGACCGTATGAACCAGTCTGGTGTCGAACTGATTTTCGAATCGCACGACCTGCTCATTAATGGCCTGACGATCGAAGCCAGCACCTCCTGGATGGATGCCCGCACCGAAAAGAACAGCACCGCGCCGAGTTCCGAAGGCGTGCAGTTCCCTCGCATTCCGAAATGGCGCAGTAACGGCAATCTGCGCTACGCCTTCACGCCAAAGCTGAAAGCCTCCATCGGCTGGCGTTATGGTTCACGGCCCAATTCCGACCTGTTCGGCCTGGTGCGCGGCGATGCCTATGGCTACCAAACGGAGTATTTTTTCCTCGATACGCGCATCAGCTATGACCTGACCAAGGCCACGCAGATCAGCTTCGGCGTAGATAACGCCAATAACGATCAGGCCTATGTGTCGCACCCCATGCCGCAACGCAGCTACATGCTGGAACTGAAGTATCGGAACTAA
- a CDS encoding PepSY domain-containing protein gives MEKEKQKVIDYRMFWRWHFYAGLVCIPFIIILSITGPIYLFKPQIEAAIDAKYDHLAFAGAPQPADAIVKAAVAAVPGSRFKAIEVRPDAHDAARVIVLKGDDKIRLYVHPKSLKILKQVPEDARFMEVVKTIHGELFAGRFGQVIVELAACWAIVMILTGLYLWWPRDIKGIAGLLYPRLNMGKRIFWRDIHAVVGIYVSALALFLLLTGLPWTYVWGNVFKSVRAIASPAPVAQAWSQGRADEKKMLKAEGTVSTDLSRLDALLDTARALNLPAPVTLSAPAKGDTLWKLASDTGNRPQRVTMMIDPTMLEVISRENFADKKPLDQAVGYGIAAHEGQLFGPLNQALGVLTALGLMTLCVSAVVMWWQRRPTNRLGAPQLLPDEKLAPGLALIIIVLGIFLPVLGLSLIVVGLLEWLVLRRIPAVRDWLGLKANGAWGL, from the coding sequence ATGGAAAAAGAAAAACAAAAGGTTATCGACTATCGCATGTTCTGGCGCTGGCATTTTTATGCCGGACTGGTGTGCATACCGTTCATTATCATCCTGTCGATCACCGGCCCGATCTACCTCTTCAAACCGCAAATCGAGGCCGCCATTGATGCGAAATACGATCACCTGGCCTTTGCCGGCGCGCCGCAACCGGCGGACGCAATCGTCAAGGCCGCGGTAGCTGCCGTACCGGGTTCACGCTTCAAGGCCATCGAAGTCCGGCCGGATGCTCATGATGCTGCACGCGTCATCGTCCTCAAAGGTGATGACAAAATTCGTCTCTACGTTCATCCAAAAAGCCTGAAGATACTGAAACAAGTCCCTGAAGACGCTCGCTTTATGGAGGTCGTCAAAACCATCCATGGTGAACTGTTTGCCGGCCGTTTTGGTCAGGTCATTGTCGAACTTGCGGCCTGCTGGGCCATCGTCATGATCCTGACGGGGCTTTACCTGTGGTGGCCGCGCGATATCAAAGGCATCGCCGGGCTGCTTTATCCTCGCCTCAATATGGGCAAGCGCATCTTCTGGCGCGATATTCATGCGGTGGTCGGCATCTATGTCTCGGCGCTGGCGCTGTTCCTGCTGCTGACTGGCCTGCCCTGGACCTATGTCTGGGGCAATGTCTTCAAGTCTGTCCGCGCCATCGCCAGCCCGGCACCAGTGGCCCAAGCCTGGAGCCAGGGCCGCGCCGACGAGAAGAAAATGCTGAAAGCCGAAGGCACGGTATCCACCGATCTAAGTCGGCTGGATGCCCTGCTCGATACCGCCCGCGCGCTGAACCTGCCCGCGCCGGTGACGCTTAGTGCACCAGCCAAAGGCGATACTTTATGGAAGCTGGCCTCCGATACCGGCAACCGCCCACAGCGCGTCACTATGATGATTGATCCCACCATGCTGGAGGTGATCAGCCGCGAAAACTTTGCCGACAAGAAGCCGCTCGATCAGGCCGTGGGGTATGGAATCGCCGCCCACGAAGGCCAGTTGTTCGGTCCGCTCAACCAGGCATTGGGCGTTCTGACGGCGCTCGGTCTGATGACCCTGTGCGTCAGTGCCGTGGTCATGTGGTGGCAGCGGCGACCTACTAACCGGCTTGGCGCGCCACAGCTTTTACCCGACGAAAAGCTGGCGCCCGGCCTGGCCCTGATCATTATCGTATTAGGTATCTTCCTGCCGGTGCTGGGCTTAAGCCTGATCGTTGTTGGCTTGCTCGAATGGTTGGTTTTACGTCGCATTCCTGCGGTGCGTGACTGGCTGGGCCTGAAAGCAAATGGGGCGTGGGGTCTGTGA
- the lpdA gene encoding dihydrolipoyl dehydrogenase, whose protein sequence is MTYDLVVIGSGPGGYEGAIRASQNGLKVAIVERELLGGICLNWGCIPTKALLKSAEVFDKINHLGDYGLTGEKPGFDFEKVVARSRAVAKQLNGGVGYLMKKNKIDVIEGFATLEPGKDAPKVRVKLNKGGEQVVDAKNVMLAVGARAREIPAIGAVSDGDRIWTYRNALSPNRMPKSLVVIGSGAIGIEFASFYRSLGADVTVVEALDRILPVEDKEVSAEAQKAFEKRGFKFRIGAKVTKVEKSASGVKVSVEVGGKAEVLEAEGCIVAVGIVANTENLGLEKLGVEMDRGHIKNDSHGKTNVKGLYAIGDCAGPPWLAHKASHEAVHAADYMAGKKLSNLNPPIPGCTYATPEVASVGITEQGAKEKGLDIKIGRFPFKANGKAIAAGEPGGFVKVIFDKKTGALLGAHLIGANVTEMVQGFCLAITMEATEEDLQGTVFPHPTMSEAILEASLDADGRMINL, encoded by the coding sequence ATGACTTATGATCTCGTTGTGATCGGTTCCGGTCCGGGCGGTTATGAAGGCGCGATCCGTGCCTCGCAGAACGGCCTGAAAGTCGCCATCGTCGAGCGTGAATTGCTTGGCGGTATCTGCCTGAACTGGGGCTGTATTCCCACCAAGGCGCTGCTGAAATCGGCCGAGGTGTTCGACAAGATCAATCACCTCGGTGATTACGGCCTGACCGGTGAAAAGCCAGGCTTCGACTTTGAGAAGGTGGTGGCGCGCTCGCGCGCCGTCGCCAAGCAGCTCAATGGCGGCGTCGGCTATCTGATGAAGAAGAACAAGATCGACGTGATCGAGGGCTTCGCCACGCTGGAGCCGGGCAAGGATGCGCCGAAGGTTCGCGTCAAGCTCAACAAAGGCGGCGAGCAGGTTGTAGACGCCAAGAACGTCATGCTGGCCGTCGGTGCCCGCGCCCGTGAAATCCCCGCCATCGGCGCGGTTTCGGACGGCGATCGCATCTGGACCTACCGCAACGCCCTGTCGCCCAACCGCATGCCGAAGTCGCTGGTCGTCATCGGCTCGGGCGCCATCGGGATCGAATTTGCCAGCTTTTACAGGTCGTTGGGCGCGGACGTTACCGTGGTGGAAGCGCTCGATCGCATCCTGCCGGTTGAGGACAAGGAAGTCTCCGCTGAGGCTCAAAAAGCCTTTGAGAAACGCGGTTTCAAATTCCGCATCGGCGCGAAAGTCACCAAGGTCGAGAAGTCCGCTTCCGGCGTGAAGGTCTCGGTTGAGGTTGGCGGCAAGGCTGAAGTGTTAGAGGCCGAAGGCTGCATCGTCGCTGTCGGTATCGTGGCCAACACCGAAAACCTCGGCCTGGAAAAGCTGGGCGTCGAGATGGACCGCGGTCACATCAAGAACGACAGCCACGGCAAGACCAACGTGAAAGGGCTGTACGCCATCGGCGACTGCGCCGGACCGCCCTGGCTGGCCCACAAGGCAAGCCACGAAGCCGTCCATGCCGCCGACTATATGGCCGGCAAGAAGCTCTCCAATCTCAATCCGCCGATCCCTGGCTGTACCTATGCCACCCCGGAAGTCGCCTCAGTCGGCATCACTGAGCAGGGCGCCAAGGAAAAGGGCCTGGATATCAAGATCGGCCGCTTCCCGTTCAAGGCCAACGGCAAGGCGATCGCCGCCGGCGAGCCGGGTGGCTTCGTAAAGGTGATCTTCGACAAGAAGACCGGCGCGCTTCTGGGTGCGCACCTGATTGGCGCCAACGTCACGGAAATGGTGCAGGGCTTCTGCCTGGCCATCACCATGGAAGCAACCGAAGAAGACCTGCAGGGCACCGTCTTCCCGCACCCGACCATGTCGGAAGCGATTCTCGAAGCCTCGCTCGACGCCGATGGCCGGATGATCAATCTGTAA
- a CDS encoding pyruvate dehydrogenase complex dihydrolipoamide acetyltransferase, which translates to MTDILMPALSPTMEEGILAKWHVKVGDTVSAGDVIAEIETDKATMEVEAVDEGTIEAIFVEAGTEGVKVNTPIARLSGDAAAPAPKAAAVEAPKAAAAPAPVVAAPVAAAPAASGARVAASPLARRLAEINKLDLKAIPGSGPHGRVIKRDIEAALAGGTGKAAPAASAPTAEPRKVQSLEQLGIPAGSYDLVPLDNMRKVIARRMTESFRDIPHFPLTVDIELDNLLAARTKINTALESQGVKVSVNDMIIKAVALALKQVPEANASYTPEGIAMHHNADVAVAVAIDGGLITPIVRKAETKSLAQISKEMKDLAQRARERKLKPEEFQGGTFSVSNLGMFGIKTFTSILNEPQGCIMSVGAGEQRPVVKNGQLTVATVMSVTLTCDHRVVDGSIGAKFISAFKPLIEDPIKMLA; encoded by the coding sequence ATGACTGATATCCTGATGCCGGCCCTGTCTCCTACGATGGAAGAGGGCATTCTGGCCAAGTGGCACGTCAAGGTGGGAGACACTGTCTCCGCCGGCGACGTGATCGCGGAAATCGAAACCGACAAGGCGACAATGGAAGTCGAGGCCGTCGATGAAGGCACGATTGAGGCTATCTTCGTCGAGGCTGGCACCGAAGGCGTGAAGGTCAATACCCCGATCGCCCGCCTGTCTGGGGATGCGGCTGCACCGGCGCCGAAGGCCGCGGCTGTGGAAGCGCCCAAGGCTGCTGCTGCTCCGGCACCCGTGGTCGCCGCGCCAGTGGCCGCTGCGCCTGCCGCCTCTGGTGCGCGCGTGGCCGCTTCGCCGCTGGCCCGCCGCCTGGCCGAGATTAACAAGCTCGACCTGAAGGCCATTCCGGGGTCTGGTCCGCATGGCCGCGTAATCAAGCGCGATATTGAAGCCGCTCTGGCTGGTGGTACGGGCAAGGCGGCACCTGCTGCATCTGCCCCGACCGCTGAACCGCGCAAGGTGCAATCGCTGGAGCAACTGGGCATTCCGGCCGGTTCCTACGATCTCGTGCCGCTCGACAACATGCGCAAGGTCATTGCCCGCCGCATGACCGAGTCGTTCCGCGACATCCCGCACTTCCCGCTGACCGTCGATATCGAACTTGACAACTTGCTGGCGGCGCGCACCAAGATCAACACAGCGCTGGAATCTCAGGGCGTGAAGGTCTCGGTAAACGACATGATTATCAAGGCGGTAGCCCTGGCACTTAAGCAAGTGCCTGAAGCCAATGCCAGCTATACGCCTGAAGGCATCGCCATGCACCATAACGCCGATGTGGCCGTGGCCGTGGCGATCGATGGCGGCCTGATCACCCCGATCGTACGCAAGGCCGAGACCAAGTCGCTGGCGCAGATATCGAAGGAAATGAAGGATTTGGCGCAACGCGCGCGTGAGCGCAAGCTTAAGCCGGAAGAATTCCAGGGCGGCACTTTCTCGGTGTCCAACCTCGGCATGTTTGGTATCAAGACCTTCACCTCTATCCTCAATGAGCCGCAGGGCTGCATCATGTCGGTCGGCGCGGGTGAGCAACGCCCGGTCGTGAAGAACGGACAACTCACCGTGGCCACGGTCATGTCGGTGACCCTGACCTGCGATCACCGCGTCGTCGATGGCTCGATTGGCGCCAAGTTCATCAGCGCCTTCAAGCCGCTGATCGAAGATCCTATCAAGATGTTGGCGTAA